From the Toxoplasma gondii ME49 chromosome VIIa, whole genome shotgun sequence genome, one window contains:
- a CDS encoding hypothetical protein (encoded by transcript TGME49_201170), which produces MEQPTGSAFPSQKELPVSAPQRYMTTSPVYWSYHYDAKPAARQNLPAAVSCPCSFEEPPQEDMNALLAHALYDSIRENFHYILQTQYNYGFDAAGNVWGANGYTPVRFAPERTRAAMLNQTGQQHL; this is translated from the exons ATGGAGCAGCCAACTGGTTCGG CATTTCCTTCCCAAAAGGAGCTTCCTGTGAGCGCACCGCAACGTTACATGACTACTTCGCCGGTCTACTGGTCTTACCACTACGACGCAAAGCCGGCAGCGCGCCAGAATCTCCCGGCGGCTGTCTCGTGCCCTTGTTCTTTCGAAGAGCCTCCTCAAGAGGACATGAATGCACTTCTTGCCCATGCGCTCTACGACAGCATTCGGGAAAACTTCCACTACATCCTGCAG ACGCAGTACAACTACGGTTTCGACGCGGCAGGAAATGTATGGGGTGCCAACGGTTACACTCCCGTCCGCTTCGCTCCGGAGAGAACTAGGGCCGCGATGTTGAACCAGACAGGGCAGCAGCACCTCTAA
- a CDS encoding hypothetical protein (encoded by transcript TGME49_201160) — protein MYALATNDSFAVDSSTWSVVEKDSELSSTFPGEGRHRLPGESTSTPRCRLNTTSTVPQETAKRREGPQSPTMCPGVAVLAAGNHGVTRGSVSLSAALSRCGCGAKVGKRQVFRLHLSGLCAMYQREMGNLTGGGLLGAERRRTPDSSFSAMRCSSQCYVRDEFNARDISHTQTACSPFKGAERGFKGPP, from the coding sequence ATGTATGCCCTCGCCACGAACGATTCGTTCGCCGTCGATTCCTCGACCTGGTCGGTTGTGGAGAAAGACTCTGAGCTTTCCAGCACCTTTCCCGGTGAAGGGAGACACCGGCTCCCTGGCGAGTCAACATCTACGCCGCGGTGTCGGCTCAACACCACAAGCACGGTACCacaggagacggcgaagcgCCGGGAAGGTCCCCAGTCACCCACGATGTGTCCTGGCGTAGCGGTGCTAGCAGCGGGCAACCACGGAGTCACCAGGGGTagcgtgtctctctcagccgctctctctcggtgtGGCTGCGGAGCAAAGGTGGGGAAAAGGCAggtttttcgtcttcatctttctGGATTATGTGCGATGTATCAGCGAGAAATGGGCAACTTGACAGGTGGCGGCCTTCTTGGTGCTGAAAGGAGGCGGACGCCTGACAGTTCTTTCTCGGCCATGCGGTGCTCTTCGCAGTGCTACGTGCGAGATGAATTCAACGCACGAGACATTTCGCACACTCAAACAGCCTGCTCACCATTCAAAGGAGCTGAAAGAGGCTTTAAGGGACCCCCATAA